A single genomic interval of Spirosoma linguale DSM 74 harbors:
- a CDS encoding FAD dependent oxidoreductase TIGR03364 (TIGRFAM: FAD dependent oxidoreductase TIGR03364~PFAM: FAD dependent oxidoreductase~KEGG: abb:ABBFA_002148 monomeric sarcosine oxidase(MSOX)): MTSSYDLIVIGAGALGTFHAYHAAKAGKRVLLLEKDRYPIGATVRNFGQAVPSGLAGRWFDYGRRSLEIYRDIQQQTDISVRQNGTIYIASDADEWMLANELHDRYQRIGYTSELWTKAQCLAKYPTLKSDYVVGGIYFPQEMSVEPEQMIHRLIAFAQQKYGVDYRPGSVVIDAQSNANGATVTLSNRQRFQAERVIICSGHEVRLLFPEVLAQAGLVVSKLQMLLAEPVAGLALPGNILTGLTIRRYESFQECPSYERVTANTPEHLTELKKWGIHILFKQATDGSIIVGDSHEYAEAAQAEDLGYHTQDFINELMLAEARRIVNFPLTVRKTWAGFYSQTKAEIFEHSIDDNIQLVTGIGGKGMSSGAGYAENNIQQWVK, encoded by the coding sequence ATGACATCTTCTTACGATCTGATTGTTATTGGTGCTGGTGCACTCGGCACCTTCCATGCCTACCATGCCGCTAAAGCCGGAAAGCGTGTGCTGCTGCTTGAAAAAGATCGCTATCCGATTGGTGCCACCGTTCGCAACTTCGGGCAGGCAGTACCCTCGGGGCTGGCCGGGCGGTGGTTCGACTACGGTCGGCGGAGTCTGGAAATCTACCGTGATATTCAGCAGCAAACCGACATCTCCGTGCGCCAGAACGGTACGATCTATATAGCCTCCGATGCCGACGAGTGGATGCTGGCCAATGAGCTTCATGACCGTTATCAGCGCATTGGCTACACCAGCGAGTTGTGGACAAAAGCGCAGTGCCTGGCAAAATACCCAACCCTAAAGTCGGATTACGTGGTGGGTGGTATTTATTTCCCCCAGGAGATGAGCGTTGAGCCGGAGCAGATGATACACCGGTTAATTGCCTTCGCCCAACAGAAATACGGCGTTGATTACCGTCCCGGTTCGGTCGTTATTGATGCCCAGTCAAATGCCAATGGGGCTACCGTAACGCTCAGTAACCGGCAGCGGTTTCAGGCGGAGCGAGTAATTATATGCAGCGGGCACGAGGTTCGGCTGCTGTTTCCCGAGGTGCTGGCACAGGCAGGGTTGGTAGTTAGTAAACTACAGATGCTGCTAGCCGAGCCGGTTGCTGGTCTGGCCTTGCCGGGTAATATCCTGACGGGCCTAACGATTCGCCGGTACGAATCCTTTCAGGAGTGCCCATCGTACGAACGAGTTACGGCTAATACGCCTGAGCACTTGACAGAACTTAAAAAGTGGGGCATTCATATTCTATTTAAGCAAGCCACGGATGGGTCGATCATTGTGGGCGATTCGCACGAATACGCCGAAGCGGCCCAGGCCGAAGATCTCGGCTACCACACGCAGGACTTTATCAATGAGCTGATGCTGGCTGAAGCCCGGCGTATTGTAAACTTTCCGTTAACAGTCCGTAAAACGTGGGCCGGGTTTTACAGCCAGACCAAGGCCGAAATATTCGAGCATAGCATTGACGATAACATTCAACTAGTGACAGGAATAGGGGGCAAGGGAATGAGTTCAGGAGCGGGTTATGCAGAAAACAATATTCAGCAATGGGTAAAATGA
- a CDS encoding hypothetical protein (KEGG: dds:Ddes_0649 hypothetical protein) gives MLRTWLAYLHGCTVDGTAHRNTTAGQPRPLYNGCSTTRFAIGLLCGILCLTSLNDTRAQGKPPGSVHIAVRDGKTGKSTPVRVRLTQAGKVVKALPAQVAAVSYGLWDHADGYAYQPDSSFYVPGQFSLALPAGTYQISLMKGNEYVNQQHTLVVKPGQMLRKTYTLTRWIHMAARGWYSADDHIHIRRSPGENKSLMQWIQAEDVNVGVLLKMGDFWETYYPQYAFGVAGNHRDGNYLLTPGQEDPRTPELGHALGFGATGSVRYKQDYYYYDKVFDELHKRGGLTGYAHQAESFHGYRGLTLDGLRGKVDMLELLQYCVSDEPLHTENYYRMLDLGFPLTATAGSDFPWCGHDHDHGPPEQSARLGNARFYTYLREPFSYSAWKAAVAAGHTFVTSGPILDLTANQALPGDRLALTKGEKLTIKAEAFGHAQQTPLNALELVAHGKVIGRVTKHDPGQSAGHLTITLNLPALTHGLWVAARCYGEGKQAAHTTPVYISLDGGGFHNPETIGSYLTQSEQYLLELEKELDTHSDNPEFRVWYYKKGLKTRIEETREVIRVLRRK, from the coding sequence ATGCTTCGTACATGGTTAGCTTATTTACATGGTTGTACAGTGGACGGGACCGCCCACCGGAATACCACCGCCGGGCAGCCCCGTCCACTGTACAATGGCTGTAGTACCACTCGTTTTGCCATTGGCTTATTGTGTGGAATTTTATGCCTGACCTCGCTGAATGACACCCGTGCACAGGGAAAACCGCCGGGCTCAGTCCACATTGCCGTTCGCGATGGCAAAACGGGAAAGTCTACACCCGTTCGTGTTCGACTGACCCAGGCAGGTAAAGTTGTCAAGGCACTGCCCGCACAGGTAGCCGCTGTGTCCTATGGCCTGTGGGATCATGCCGACGGCTACGCCTACCAGCCCGACAGTTCGTTTTATGTGCCGGGTCAGTTTAGCCTTGCCCTGCCAGCGGGTACCTATCAGATTTCGCTAATGAAAGGCAATGAATATGTGAATCAGCAGCACACGTTAGTCGTAAAGCCGGGGCAGATGCTTCGCAAGACCTATACCCTGACGCGCTGGATACATATGGCGGCACGCGGTTGGTACTCGGCCGATGACCATATCCACATCCGACGGTCGCCGGGCGAAAATAAGTCGTTAATGCAGTGGATTCAGGCCGAAGATGTCAATGTGGGCGTCTTGCTAAAAATGGGCGATTTCTGGGAGACCTATTACCCGCAATATGCCTTCGGCGTAGCGGGGAATCACCGCGATGGAAACTACCTGCTGACACCCGGTCAGGAAGACCCCCGAACGCCCGAACTGGGTCACGCACTGGGTTTTGGCGCAACGGGTTCGGTTCGTTACAAACAGGACTATTATTATTACGACAAGGTATTCGACGAACTGCATAAACGGGGCGGCCTAACCGGCTACGCACACCAGGCCGAATCCTTTCATGGGTACCGGGGGCTAACCCTCGACGGGCTTCGGGGGAAAGTCGACATGCTTGAACTGCTGCAATATTGTGTGTCCGATGAACCCTTACACACCGAAAACTATTACCGGATGCTCGATCTGGGCTTCCCGCTTACTGCCACCGCAGGTTCCGATTTCCCCTGGTGCGGGCACGATCATGACCACGGTCCGCCCGAGCAGTCGGCCCGGCTTGGCAACGCGCGTTTTTACACCTACCTGCGTGAGCCGTTCAGTTATTCAGCCTGGAAAGCGGCCGTAGCCGCCGGTCATACTTTCGTGACCAGCGGGCCAATTCTTGATCTGACAGCCAATCAGGCGCTGCCCGGCGACCGGCTTGCTCTGACGAAAGGAGAGAAGCTGACCATAAAAGCCGAGGCATTTGGACATGCGCAACAAACACCACTCAACGCCCTTGAACTGGTAGCACATGGCAAGGTTATAGGGCGCGTCACGAAACATGATCCGGGGCAATCAGCGGGGCATCTGACCATTACGCTCAATTTACCTGCTCTAACCCACGGACTTTGGGTGGCGGCCCGCTGTTATGGTGAGGGCAAACAGGCGGCTCATACGACCCCCGTTTACATAAGCCTCGATGGGGGAGGGTTCCATAACCCCGAAACCATAGGGAGTTACCTGACACAAAGCGAACAATACCTTCTTGAACTGGAAAAGGAGTTGGACACGCACAGCGACAACCCGGAGTTTCGGGTCTGGTACTATAAGAAAGGACTCAAAACCCGAATTGAGGAGACGAGGGAGGTGATTCGGGTTTTGAGGAGGAAGTAA
- a CDS encoding 4-deoxy-L-threo-5-hexosulose-uronateketol-isomerase (PFAM: 5-keto 4-deoxyuronate isomerase~KEGG: sde:Sde_0950 5-keto-4-deoxyuronate isomerase), giving the protein MDDKTASQTIFESRYASSPGEVKGMDTTQLRQNFLIDSLFVPNQFKWVLSFFDRYLTGGIMPIDGPVTLDTPDQLKASYFLERRELGIINVGGAGQVIADGTSYDLDYKEALYIGQGTQAIQFVSHDANAPAKFYLNSTPAHKNYPTRKVSRTDAEVVTLGSMETANHRTINKLLVNSVLPTCQLQMGMTELKAGSVWNTMPAHTHDRRMEVYFYFEVPEGQSVCHFMGQPQETRHIWMQNEQAVISPNWSIHSGSGTSNYTFIWGMAGENLDYGDMDFCAITDLK; this is encoded by the coding sequence GTGGATGACAAAACAGCATCCCAGACTATTTTCGAAAGCCGTTATGCTTCTTCGCCGGGCGAGGTGAAAGGTATGGATACAACGCAACTGCGGCAAAATTTTCTGATCGATTCACTCTTCGTTCCCAATCAATTCAAGTGGGTATTATCGTTTTTTGACCGTTACCTGACCGGTGGAATTATGCCCATTGATGGCCCCGTTACGCTCGACACGCCCGACCAACTCAAGGCAAGCTACTTTCTGGAACGCCGTGAACTGGGTATTATAAACGTAGGGGGCGCTGGTCAGGTCATTGCCGATGGCACCTCCTACGACCTCGATTACAAAGAAGCCCTGTACATCGGTCAGGGTACGCAGGCCATTCAATTTGTTTCGCACGATGCAAATGCTCCGGCTAAATTCTACCTCAACTCGACACCTGCTCATAAAAATTACCCGACCCGTAAGGTATCCCGCACCGATGCCGAGGTGGTTACGTTAGGCAGCATGGAAACGGCCAACCACCGTACGATCAATAAACTGTTGGTCAACAGCGTATTACCGACCTGCCAGTTGCAGATGGGCATGACCGAGCTGAAAGCCGGGAGCGTCTGGAATACCATGCCCGCCCACACCCACGACCGGCGTATGGAAGTGTATTTTTATTTCGAAGTACCCGAAGGCCAGAGCGTTTGTCATTTTATGGGCCAACCGCAGGAAACACGGCATATCTGGATGCAGAATGAACAGGCCGTTATTTCGCCCAACTGGTCGATTCACTCAGGTTCCGGCACATCCAACTATACCTTTATTTGGGGTATGGCGGGCGAAAACCTCGATTATGGCGATATGGATTTCTGCGCAATAACGGATTTGAAGTAA
- a CDS encoding TonB-dependent receptor plug (PFAM: TonB-dependent receptor plug~KEGG: mxa:MXAN_4746 TonB-dependent receptor) — MAFLFCLLSGFSAVAQTVTGRVTSGDDNQPLPGVSIVVKGTNAGTTSRADGTYSINVQPSSTLTFSFIGYATQEIAVANGNGQPRTKLDVTMLAGDRTLNEVVVTALGIKKDVRNIGVSIQSVDGSQLLKAREPNAVNGLVGKVAGLTIGASAELLRRPNIVLRGNTDVLFVVDGVPINSDTWNINPDDIDTYSVLKGASASALYGFRGKNGAILITTKRGTKDKRGFEVAVNTSQMVDNGFLAIPKVQDEYGPGDHGVYEFVDGKGGGKNDGDYDIWGPRFEGQLIPQYDSPIDPVTGKRIGTPWVARGKDNLKRFLQAGILSTNNISVSSSGEKYDLRFSVSHNYQRGLVPNTKLNSTTFKVSTGYNFSNRLRFEGDVQVNRQFTPNIPDVNYGPNSMIYNIVIWGGADWDVDQLKNYWQPGKEGTQQIYAEYQRYNNPWFTAKEWLRGHYKTDIVGQTSLKYNITDGLDLTLRTQVSTWNLLRNEKFPYSATSYGREETKGDYREDRRNLLDNNTDLLLKYAKRVSPLLNVNAIAGGNLRVYNYNSNYTSTNYLNVPGVYNFANSLNPVIASNFQSDMRVLSAYYSADFTLKDFVTLSTTGRMDKLSTLPKGNNTFFYPSVALSTVLSDYLRLPQAISFLKFRASYANVKDGLTQSTIGVPNWSLGYGEQYQSSYDGPTYQNSAVYSTPYTVGNTPTAYFTNALNNPNIKPNSTSQTEVGLDVRFLNNRIAFDAAYFISDDGPRIFNLPISETTGYSSALVNGIKTQKKGIELSLTGKVLSNPGGLNWDVLANWSTYKEIYKDFYPGVTALNTFFKVGDRTDKYYTSTYVRTPDGQIINDAGGRPIRTTVAQYVGNLLPDFVFGLNNRFSYKNLTFSFQFDGRVGGVISDYVQQKTWAGGRIINTVQGDMAAARLNDTKGIKSYLGEGVQVSNGAAINYNSDGYVTNYAELQFKPNETKAYLQDYIARRYGFDGGNIISRSYVKLREVVVGYSLPQVFTSRLGIKQASVSLVARNLLYFAEKKDIDIDQFTSGGRSDLQTPTTRRYGINLNLTF, encoded by the coding sequence ATGGCGTTTTTATTTTGCCTGTTGTCCGGCTTTTCAGCCGTAGCCCAGACGGTTACTGGACGCGTAACATCGGGCGATGATAATCAGCCGCTGCCGGGTGTATCCATCGTTGTGAAAGGCACTAATGCCGGTACTACTTCCCGCGCCGATGGCACCTACTCTATCAATGTACAGCCATCCAGCACCCTGACATTCTCGTTCATTGGCTACGCCACGCAGGAAATTGCCGTAGCCAATGGCAACGGCCAACCGCGCACCAAACTGGACGTGACGATGCTGGCCGGCGACCGGACGCTGAACGAAGTGGTGGTAACGGCTCTCGGTATTAAGAAAGACGTTCGCAACATCGGCGTCTCGATTCAGTCAGTAGATGGTTCACAACTGCTCAAAGCCCGGGAACCAAACGCGGTTAATGGTCTGGTTGGTAAAGTGGCCGGTCTGACCATCGGTGCCTCCGCCGAACTGCTGCGTCGGCCAAACATCGTTCTGCGTGGTAATACCGACGTGCTGTTCGTAGTAGATGGCGTGCCCATCAACTCCGATACCTGGAATATCAACCCCGACGATATTGATACATACTCTGTTCTGAAAGGGGCATCGGCGTCGGCACTCTATGGGTTCCGGGGTAAAAACGGAGCCATCCTGATCACGACCAAGCGCGGCACGAAAGATAAGCGCGGCTTTGAGGTGGCTGTAAACACGAGCCAGATGGTCGACAATGGCTTCCTGGCCATTCCTAAAGTACAGGACGAATATGGCCCAGGCGACCACGGCGTTTATGAGTTCGTGGACGGTAAAGGGGGTGGTAAAAACGATGGTGACTACGACATCTGGGGCCCCCGTTTCGAAGGTCAGTTGATTCCCCAATACGACAGCCCTATCGACCCTGTAACAGGCAAACGGATCGGTACGCCCTGGGTAGCTCGCGGTAAAGATAACCTCAAGCGGTTTCTGCAGGCAGGTATACTCTCGACCAACAACATCTCGGTGTCGTCGTCGGGTGAGAAATACGACCTGCGTTTCTCGGTATCGCATAACTACCAGCGCGGTCTGGTGCCCAATACCAAGCTGAATAGTACGACCTTCAAAGTATCGACAGGTTATAATTTCTCGAATCGCCTTCGGTTTGAAGGCGATGTGCAGGTAAACCGTCAGTTTACGCCCAATATACCTGACGTAAACTACGGCCCTAACTCCATGATCTATAACATCGTGATCTGGGGTGGTGCCGACTGGGATGTTGATCAGTTGAAAAACTACTGGCAGCCAGGTAAAGAAGGTACGCAGCAAATCTATGCTGAATATCAACGGTATAATAACCCCTGGTTTACCGCTAAAGAGTGGCTGCGCGGGCATTATAAAACGGATATCGTTGGTCAGACCTCCCTCAAGTACAACATTACCGATGGCCTTGACCTAACCCTGCGGACACAGGTATCGACCTGGAACCTGCTGCGTAACGAGAAGTTTCCGTACTCAGCCACCAGCTATGGCCGCGAAGAAACGAAAGGCGATTACCGCGAAGACCGCCGGAATCTGCTGGATAACAACACCGACTTACTGCTCAAGTACGCAAAGCGTGTTAGTCCGTTGCTGAACGTAAACGCCATTGCCGGGGGTAACCTGCGGGTGTACAACTACAACTCGAACTACACATCGACCAACTACCTGAACGTGCCTGGCGTTTACAACTTCGCCAACTCGCTCAACCCGGTCATTGCGTCGAACTTCCAGTCTGATATGCGGGTACTTTCGGCCTATTACTCGGCTGACTTTACGCTGAAGGATTTCGTAACCCTGTCCACAACGGGCCGGATGGATAAACTGTCTACCCTGCCAAAAGGAAACAACACGTTCTTCTATCCGTCAGTAGCGTTGAGCACAGTATTGTCGGATTACCTCCGGTTACCACAGGCTATTTCGTTCCTGAAATTCCGGGCGTCGTATGCCAATGTAAAAGACGGTTTGACTCAATCGACCATCGGTGTACCAAACTGGTCGCTGGGCTATGGTGAGCAGTATCAGTCTTCTTACGATGGGCCAACGTATCAGAACTCAGCCGTGTATAGCACACCATACACGGTTGGTAATACGCCAACGGCTTACTTTACAAACGCCCTGAACAACCCAAACATCAAACCGAACAGTACCTCGCAGACCGAGGTGGGTTTAGATGTTCGTTTCCTGAACAACCGGATTGCGTTTGATGCTGCTTACTTCATCAGTGACGATGGTCCGCGTATTTTCAACCTGCCTATTTCTGAAACAACCGGCTATTCATCAGCTCTGGTAAACGGTATCAAAACCCAGAAGAAAGGGATTGAATTGTCGCTGACGGGTAAAGTTCTGTCAAATCCAGGTGGCCTGAACTGGGATGTGCTGGCTAACTGGTCGACCTACAAAGAAATCTATAAAGACTTCTATCCGGGTGTAACGGCGCTGAACACCTTCTTCAAAGTGGGCGACCGGACGGATAAATACTATACCTCGACCTACGTGCGTACGCCCGACGGGCAGATTATCAATGACGCCGGTGGTCGCCCAATTCGTACCACAGTGGCACAGTATGTAGGAAACCTGCTCCCTGATTTTGTTTTTGGCTTGAACAACCGGTTTAGCTACAAGAATCTAACCTTTAGCTTCCAGTTCGATGGTCGTGTAGGCGGTGTTATCTCCGACTATGTGCAGCAGAAGACCTGGGCCGGTGGCCGGATCATTAATACCGTGCAGGGCGATATGGCCGCAGCGCGTCTGAACGATACGAAAGGAATCAAGTCCTATCTGGGCGAAGGCGTACAGGTAAGCAACGGAGCTGCCATCAACTATAATTCGGATGGGTACGTGACCAACTACGCTGAACTTCAGTTCAAACCAAACGAAACCAAAGCGTATTTGCAGGATTACATTGCCCGGCGTTACGGCTTCGACGGTGGCAACATCATCAGCCGCTCATACGTAAAACTTCGTGAAGTAGTGGTTGGGTATTCGCTGCCGCAGGTGTTCACCAGCCGACTGGGTATCAAGCAGGCATCAGTTTCTTTAGTTGCCCGTAACTTGCTCTACTTTGCTGAGAAGAAGGACATCGACATCGACCAGTTTACGAGCGGTGGTCGTTCGGATCTGCAAACGCCAACGACGCGTCGCTACGGTATCAACCTGAATCTGACATTCTAA
- a CDS encoding short-chain dehydrogenase/reductase SDR (PFAM: short-chain dehydrogenase/reductase SDR; KR domain protein; NAD-dependent epimerase/dehydratase~KEGG: sde:Sde_2646 phosphatidylserine decarboxylase), which yields MTSVLNSFSLTGKLALVTGCKRGIGKAMAEALAEAGADIIGVSANLELEGSAIAGAVQALGRNFYAYQADFSKRESIYAFVEQVKKDHPAIDILINNAGTILRKPAAEHPDEYWDEVIAVNQTAQFILTREIGKDMVERGSGKVIFTASLLTFQGGVTVPGYAASKGAVGSLVKAFANEWASKGVNVNAIAPGYISTDNTEALRNDPVRSKSILDRIPAARWGEPDDFKGPTVFLASSAANYVHGTILTVDGGWMGR from the coding sequence ATGACCTCAGTTCTCAATTCTTTCTCATTAACGGGCAAACTGGCCTTAGTAACCGGTTGCAAACGCGGCATTGGTAAAGCCATGGCCGAAGCACTGGCCGAAGCCGGAGCCGACATTATTGGCGTATCGGCCAATCTGGAGCTGGAAGGCAGTGCCATTGCCGGGGCCGTTCAGGCGTTGGGCCGTAACTTCTACGCCTATCAGGCCGATTTCAGTAAGCGTGAATCTATATACGCCTTTGTCGAGCAGGTAAAAAAAGACCACCCAGCCATCGATATTCTAATCAATAACGCGGGGACTATCCTGCGCAAACCCGCTGCCGAACACCCGGACGAATATTGGGACGAAGTGATTGCGGTGAACCAGACGGCTCAGTTTATCCTCACCCGCGAAATCGGGAAAGACATGGTCGAGCGTGGAAGCGGAAAAGTAATCTTCACGGCTTCCCTGCTGACCTTTCAGGGGGGTGTCACGGTGCCGGGTTATGCCGCCAGCAAAGGCGCGGTGGGCAGTCTGGTGAAAGCCTTCGCCAACGAGTGGGCATCGAAAGGGGTTAATGTCAACGCCATTGCCCCCGGCTACATCTCTACGGACAATACCGAAGCCCTACGCAACGACCCCGTCCGTAGTAAATCCATTTTAGACCGGATTCCTGCCGCCCGCTGGGGTGAACCCGACGATTTCAAAGGGCCCACGGTTTTCCTGGCCTCCTCAGCCGCCAACTACGTCCACGGCACCATACTAACCGTCGACGGCGGCTGGATGGGTCGCTAA
- a CDS encoding hypothetical protein (KEGG: dat:HRM2_15030 hypothetical protein), with amino-acid sequence MECIFNELSANPVETVTEAGKVMAHFVGSVVAAQQFGLERVRLTEEIGNDLYNLPLASDYTVGSWLSDERVDPVLRDRFRQIAANPPLLKDDEIEALSVFERSIFCLIEPAGTPEAKGFGAAYLGNWLLLSLLTHDQWNTRQISGWHWFLDNDGQEKTENVIVSHFATVADVELHKPWIQRQQNELLQRSIDVWEKRTEFFSDIILCGDVQKQLRKVGMSSYLTQIIARLRTLNGFAASWTSGDFDLTALKTKTNLDVSVESPSTMNLHSASRRFKLPDGRRELFEMHIKTGNFRFHFYADNQNRKVYVGYIGPHLPTATG; translated from the coding sequence ATGGAGTGTATTTTTAATGAACTTTCGGCTAATCCGGTTGAGACAGTAACCGAGGCAGGTAAAGTGATGGCGCACTTTGTGGGAAGCGTTGTTGCGGCTCAGCAATTTGGTTTGGAGCGGGTACGGTTAACTGAAGAGATTGGTAACGATTTGTACAATCTGCCGTTGGCCTCTGACTACACGGTTGGTAGTTGGCTTAGCGACGAACGGGTTGATCCGGTGTTGCGGGATCGCTTTCGGCAGATCGCTGCCAATCCTCCCTTGTTAAAAGACGATGAAATTGAGGCTCTGTCTGTATTTGAGCGATCTATATTTTGCCTGATCGAACCTGCCGGGACACCAGAAGCTAAGGGGTTTGGTGCTGCTTATCTGGGTAATTGGTTATTGCTTAGTTTGCTAACTCATGACCAATGGAATACCAGGCAGATTAGTGGGTGGCACTGGTTTTTAGACAATGACGGTCAGGAGAAAACAGAGAATGTAATAGTCTCACATTTTGCTACAGTTGCGGATGTTGAGTTGCATAAACCATGGATACAGCGGCAACAAAATGAACTGCTGCAACGCAGCATTGATGTCTGGGAAAAGCGAACAGAGTTTTTTTCAGACATAATCCTTTGTGGTGATGTACAAAAACAACTCAGGAAAGTTGGTATGTCGAGTTATCTGACCCAAATAATTGCCCGACTTCGAACATTGAATGGATTTGCAGCAAGTTGGACTAGCGGAGACTTTGATTTAACCGCCTTAAAAACAAAAACGAATCTGGACGTATCGGTAGAAAGTCCCTCTACAATGAATCTGCATAGTGCCTCACGTCGTTTCAAGCTTCCAGATGGCAGGCGAGAGTTGTTTGAAATGCATATAAAAACAGGAAATTTCCGGTTTCATTTCTACGCCGATAATCAGAACCGAAAGGTTTATGTGGGCTACATAGGTCCACACTTGCCAACGGCAACTGGATAA
- a CDS encoding pseudouridine synthase (PFAM: pseudouridine synthase~KEGG: vfm:VFMJ11_0627 tRNA pseudouridine synthase C) produces MDLVTNTTQPLSILYQDTELVAINKPHGLLVHRSMIASDASEFAVQLLRDQLGQRVYPVHRLDRKTAGVLLFALSESMNAIMQQQFMEGAVQKTYLAIVRGYTPDELTIDYPLCKDDGNGAVGVLQEAVTHLKTLRQTEIPVAFGKHPTSRYSLVELTPTTGRMHQLRRHMAHILHPIIGDRPHGCNKQNKLFKEHFEMNTMLLHAQRIEFTHPVTQETTTIAAPFQAEFRRMLGVLFGVGDLK; encoded by the coding sequence ATGGACCTAGTAACAAATACAACGCAACCCCTCTCTATACTGTATCAGGATACGGAACTGGTTGCCATTAATAAACCGCATGGCCTGCTCGTTCACCGGTCGATGATCGCCAGCGACGCCAGCGAATTTGCCGTTCAGCTCCTCCGCGACCAGTTAGGGCAGCGGGTGTACCCCGTGCACCGGCTCGACCGAAAAACGGCGGGCGTCCTCCTCTTCGCCCTCTCCGAATCCATGAACGCCATTATGCAGCAACAGTTTATGGAAGGGGCCGTCCAAAAAACCTACCTGGCTATTGTGCGCGGCTACACCCCGGATGAGCTGACGATTGACTATCCCCTCTGCAAGGACGATGGCAATGGTGCGGTGGGCGTACTTCAGGAGGCCGTTACGCACCTGAAAACCCTTCGGCAAACGGAAATTCCGGTAGCGTTTGGCAAACACCCAACGTCTCGCTATTCGCTGGTGGAATTAACGCCCACCACCGGCCGGATGCACCAGTTGCGCAGGCACATGGCCCATATCCTCCACCCCATCATCGGCGACCGGCCGCACGGCTGCAACAAACAGAATAAGCTATTCAAGGAGCATTTCGAGATGAACACCATGCTGCTCCACGCGCAGAGAATCGAGTTCACGCATCCTGTTACGCAAGAAACGACAACGATAGCAGCACCGTTTCAAGCGGAGTTTAGGCGGATGTTGGGGGTGTTGTTTGGGGTGGGAGATTTAAAGTAG
- a CDS encoding Haloacid dehalogenase domain protein hydrolase (PFAM: Haloacid dehalogenase domain protein hydrolase~KEGG: hypothetical protein) → MQPIELVVFDMAGTTVTDQHEVERCFAEAAVETGLSVSDERILAMQGLSKRYVFETLWKEQLGEDSPVVQSQVDISYDAFRRILENHYLTKGATPTEGCLETFAYLHERGIAIALTTGFYRVVTDIILEKLGWLDGLNDQRIGTPDSLLQISIASDEVERGRPYPQMIERAMHLLGVTNPKAVVNIGDTPSDLLSGRAAGVALNLGLTNGTHTREQLEQHPHDLLLGSLRELPALLEKRELSFT, encoded by the coding sequence ATGCAGCCAATTGAATTAGTGGTATTTGATATGGCCGGTACTACTGTAACCGACCAGCACGAGGTAGAACGGTGTTTCGCCGAAGCTGCCGTTGAAACGGGTTTGTCGGTTTCCGACGAGCGGATTCTGGCAATGCAGGGGCTCTCCAAACGCTATGTGTTTGAAACACTTTGGAAGGAACAGCTCGGTGAAGATAGTCCCGTCGTTCAATCACAGGTTGACATTTCATACGATGCGTTCCGTCGTATTTTGGAAAATCACTACCTCACCAAGGGAGCTACGCCCACCGAAGGTTGCCTGGAAACTTTTGCCTACTTACACGAACGAGGTATCGCTATTGCGCTCACAACGGGATTTTACCGGGTGGTAACCGACATTATTCTGGAAAAACTCGGCTGGCTCGATGGGCTTAACGACCAACGTATTGGTACTCCCGATAGTCTGCTACAGATCTCCATTGCCAGCGATGAGGTAGAACGGGGCCGCCCGTACCCCCAAATGATCGAGCGGGCCATGCATCTGCTGGGCGTAACGAACCCGAAAGCCGTTGTGAACATTGGCGATACACCATCCGATTTGCTCTCGGGACGAGCCGCCGGGGTAGCGCTGAATCTGGGCCTAACCAATGGTACCCATACCCGCGAGCAACTGGAACAACATCCGCACGACTTGTTGCTGGGGTCACTCCGGGAATTACCCGCCCTTCTGGAAAAGCGTGAACTATCTTTTACCTAA